A genome region from Ficedula albicollis isolate OC2 chromosome 23, FicAlb1.5, whole genome shotgun sequence includes the following:
- the MECR gene encoding trans-2-enoyl-CoA reductase, mitochondrial isoform X5: MQRAAARVLRGAVRTPPVRTLPVRARSAPAGTAPLGLLYERHGEPAAVVQLKDLEVPKLGDCDVHVKMLAAPINPADINMIQGTYPLLSPLPAVGGSEGVGEVLEVGRRVVALKPGDWVIPADAGLGTWRTRGVFPEKMLLKVPSDIPVLCAATLSVNPCTAFRMLADFESLVPGDSVIQNAANSGVGQAVIQIARASGIKTINVVRNRPDLPKLVERLMALGADHVVTEEMLRKPEMKDIFKSIPRPRLALNCVGGKSTTEMLRHLQPKGTMVTYGGMAKQPVMVPVSAFIFRDVRLRGFWMTQWRKDHTQGGPVAASHDGCISSPEW; the protein is encoded by the exons ATGCAGCGGGCGGCGGCGCGGGTGCTGCGCGGGGCGGTTCGGACCCCCCCGGTTCGGACCCTCCCGGTGCGGGCGCGGTCGGCCCCGGCGGGGACCGCTCCGCTCGGGCTGCTCTATGAGCGGCACGGGGAGCCCGCAGCCGTCGTGCA ACTGAAGGATCTGGAAGTGCCCAAGTTGGGGGACTGCGATGTCCACGTCAAGATGTTGGCAGCCCCCATCAATCCCGCCGACATCAACATGATCCAAG gGACCTACCCCCTCCTGTCGCCGCTGCCGGCCGTGGGAGGGAGTGAAGGTGTCGGGGAGGTGCTGGAGGTCGGGCGCCGTGTGGTGGCTCTGAAACCCGGGGACTGGGTCATCCCTGCGGATGCCGGACTTG GGACGTGGCGGACACGGGGAGTTTTCCCTGAGAAGATGCTGCTGAAGGTGCCTAGTGACatcccagtgctctgtgctgccactcTGAGCGTCAACCCCTGCACAGCGTTCCGTATGCTGGCCGACTTCGAGAGCCTGGTGCCCG GTGACTCCGTCATCCAGAATGCTGCCAACAGTGGTGTGGGTCAGGCTGTCATCCAGATCGCCAGGGCCTCCGGCATCAAGACCATCAACGTGGTGAGGAACAG ACCTGATCTCCCAAAGCTGGTGGAGAGGCTGATGGCCCTGGGTGCTGACCACGTCGTCACGGAGGAGATGCTGAGAAAGCCAGAGATGAAAGATATATTTAAG AGCATCCCAAGACCCCGGCTTGCCCTGAACTGTGTTGGAGGCAAAAGCACCACGGAGATGCTGCGGCATCTGCA GCCCAAGGGGACCATGGTCACCTACGGGGGGATGGCAAAGCAGCCTGTGATGGTGCCTGTG AGTGCCTTCATCTTCCGGGATGTGCGACTCCGCGGGTTCTGGATGACGCAGTGGCGGAAGGACCACACACAGG GGGGTCCAGTGGCAGCATCCCACGATGGTTGCATATCATCTCCAGAATGGTGA
- the MECR gene encoding trans-2-enoyl-CoA reductase, mitochondrial isoform X3, whose product MQRAAARVLRGAVRTPPVRTLPVRARSAPAGTAPLGLLYERHGEPAAVVQLKDLEVPKLGDCDVHVKMLAAPINPADINMIQGTYPLLSPLPAVGGSEGVGEVLEVGRRVVALKPGDWVIPADAGLGDSVIQNAANSGVGQAVIQIARASGIKTINVVRNRPDLPKLVERLMALGADHVVTEEMLRKPEMKDIFKSIPRPRLALNCVGGKSTTEMLRHLQPKGTMVTYGGMAKQPVMVPVSAFIFRDVRLRGFWMTQWRKDHTQGRCSQGDGWPCMAQRELPPSRAEQESVAAMMDALCQLIRRGQLTAPACTELPLQDYRAALEDSMKPFVSSKQILLL is encoded by the exons ATGCAGCGGGCGGCGGCGCGGGTGCTGCGCGGGGCGGTTCGGACCCCCCCGGTTCGGACCCTCCCGGTGCGGGCGCGGTCGGCCCCGGCGGGGACCGCTCCGCTCGGGCTGCTCTATGAGCGGCACGGGGAGCCCGCAGCCGTCGTGCA ACTGAAGGATCTGGAAGTGCCCAAGTTGGGGGACTGCGATGTCCACGTCAAGATGTTGGCAGCCCCCATCAATCCCGCCGACATCAACATGATCCAAG gGACCTACCCCCTCCTGTCGCCGCTGCCGGCCGTGGGAGGGAGTGAAGGTGTCGGGGAGGTGCTGGAGGTCGGGCGCCGTGTGGTGGCTCTGAAACCCGGGGACTGGGTCATCCCTGCGGATGCCGGACTTG GTGACTCCGTCATCCAGAATGCTGCCAACAGTGGTGTGGGTCAGGCTGTCATCCAGATCGCCAGGGCCTCCGGCATCAAGACCATCAACGTGGTGAGGAACAG ACCTGATCTCCCAAAGCTGGTGGAGAGGCTGATGGCCCTGGGTGCTGACCACGTCGTCACGGAGGAGATGCTGAGAAAGCCAGAGATGAAAGATATATTTAAG AGCATCCCAAGACCCCGGCTTGCCCTGAACTGTGTTGGAGGCAAAAGCACCACGGAGATGCTGCGGCATCTGCA GCCCAAGGGGACCATGGTCACCTACGGGGGGATGGCAAAGCAGCCTGTGATGGTGCCTGTG AGTGCCTTCATCTTCCGGGATGTGCGACTCCGCGGGTTCTGGATGACGCAGTGGCGGAAGGACCACACACAGG GCAGGTGTTCCCAGGGGGATGGATGGCCCTGCATGGCACAGAGAGAGCTCCCTCCTTCCCGTGCAGAGCAGGAAAGCGTGGCGGCGATGATGGACGCCCTGTGCCAGCTCATCCGCAGGGGCCAGCTCACGGCGCCGGCCTGCACGGAGCTCCCGCTGCAGGACTACAGGGCAGCGCTGGAGGACTCCATGAAACCCTTTGTGTCCTCCAAGCAGATCCTCCTCCTCTGA
- the MECR gene encoding trans-2-enoyl-CoA reductase, mitochondrial isoform X1, translated as MQRAAARVLRGAVRTPPVRTLPVRARSAPAGTAPLGLLYERHGEPAAVVQLKDLEVPKLGDCDVHVKMLAAPINPADINMIQGTYPLLSPLPAVGGSEGVGEVLEVGRRVVALKPGDWVIPADAGLGTWRTRGVFPEKMLLKVPSDIPVLCAATLSVNPCTAFRMLADFESLVPGDSVIQNAANSGVGQAVIQIARASGIKTINVVRNRPDLPKLVERLMALGADHVVTEEMLRKPEMKDIFKSIPRPRLALNCVGGKSTTEMLRHLQPKGTMVTYGGMAKQPVMVPVSAFIFRDVRLRGFWMTQWRKDHTQGRCSQGDGWPCMAQRELPPSRAEQESVAAMMDALCQLIRRGQLTAPACTELPLQDYRAALEDSMKPFVSSKQILLL; from the exons ATGCAGCGGGCGGCGGCGCGGGTGCTGCGCGGGGCGGTTCGGACCCCCCCGGTTCGGACCCTCCCGGTGCGGGCGCGGTCGGCCCCGGCGGGGACCGCTCCGCTCGGGCTGCTCTATGAGCGGCACGGGGAGCCCGCAGCCGTCGTGCA ACTGAAGGATCTGGAAGTGCCCAAGTTGGGGGACTGCGATGTCCACGTCAAGATGTTGGCAGCCCCCATCAATCCCGCCGACATCAACATGATCCAAG gGACCTACCCCCTCCTGTCGCCGCTGCCGGCCGTGGGAGGGAGTGAAGGTGTCGGGGAGGTGCTGGAGGTCGGGCGCCGTGTGGTGGCTCTGAAACCCGGGGACTGGGTCATCCCTGCGGATGCCGGACTTG GGACGTGGCGGACACGGGGAGTTTTCCCTGAGAAGATGCTGCTGAAGGTGCCTAGTGACatcccagtgctctgtgctgccactcTGAGCGTCAACCCCTGCACAGCGTTCCGTATGCTGGCCGACTTCGAGAGCCTGGTGCCCG GTGACTCCGTCATCCAGAATGCTGCCAACAGTGGTGTGGGTCAGGCTGTCATCCAGATCGCCAGGGCCTCCGGCATCAAGACCATCAACGTGGTGAGGAACAG ACCTGATCTCCCAAAGCTGGTGGAGAGGCTGATGGCCCTGGGTGCTGACCACGTCGTCACGGAGGAGATGCTGAGAAAGCCAGAGATGAAAGATATATTTAAG AGCATCCCAAGACCCCGGCTTGCCCTGAACTGTGTTGGAGGCAAAAGCACCACGGAGATGCTGCGGCATCTGCA GCCCAAGGGGACCATGGTCACCTACGGGGGGATGGCAAAGCAGCCTGTGATGGTGCCTGTG AGTGCCTTCATCTTCCGGGATGTGCGACTCCGCGGGTTCTGGATGACGCAGTGGCGGAAGGACCACACACAGG GCAGGTGTTCCCAGGGGGATGGATGGCCCTGCATGGCACAGAGAGAGCTCCCTCCTTCCCGTGCAGAGCAGGAAAGCGTGGCGGCGATGATGGACGCCCTGTGCCAGCTCATCCGCAGGGGCCAGCTCACGGCGCCGGCCTGCACGGAGCTCCCGCTGCAGGACTACAGGGCAGCGCTGGAGGACTCCATGAAACCCTTTGTGTCCTCCAAGCAGATCCTCCTCCTCTGA
- the MECR gene encoding trans-2-enoyl-CoA reductase, mitochondrial isoform X2: MQRAAARVLRGAVRTPPVRTLPVRARSAPAGTAPLGLLYERHGEPAAVVQLKDLEVPKLGDCDVHVKMLAAPINPADINMIQGTYPLLSPLPAVGGSEGVGEVLEVGRRVVALKPGDWVIPADAGLGTWRTRGVFPEKMLLKVPSDIPVLCAATLSVNPCTAFRMLADFESLVPGDSVIQNAANSGVGQAVIQIARASGIKTINVVRNRPDLPKLVERLMALGADHVVTEEMLRKPEMKDIFKSIPRPRLALNCVGGKSTTEMLRHLQPKGTMVTYGGMAKQPVMVPVSAFIFRDVRLRGFWMTQWRKDHTQEQESVAAMMDALCQLIRRGQLTAPACTELPLQDYRAALEDSMKPFVSSKQILLL, encoded by the exons ATGCAGCGGGCGGCGGCGCGGGTGCTGCGCGGGGCGGTTCGGACCCCCCCGGTTCGGACCCTCCCGGTGCGGGCGCGGTCGGCCCCGGCGGGGACCGCTCCGCTCGGGCTGCTCTATGAGCGGCACGGGGAGCCCGCAGCCGTCGTGCA ACTGAAGGATCTGGAAGTGCCCAAGTTGGGGGACTGCGATGTCCACGTCAAGATGTTGGCAGCCCCCATCAATCCCGCCGACATCAACATGATCCAAG gGACCTACCCCCTCCTGTCGCCGCTGCCGGCCGTGGGAGGGAGTGAAGGTGTCGGGGAGGTGCTGGAGGTCGGGCGCCGTGTGGTGGCTCTGAAACCCGGGGACTGGGTCATCCCTGCGGATGCCGGACTTG GGACGTGGCGGACACGGGGAGTTTTCCCTGAGAAGATGCTGCTGAAGGTGCCTAGTGACatcccagtgctctgtgctgccactcTGAGCGTCAACCCCTGCACAGCGTTCCGTATGCTGGCCGACTTCGAGAGCCTGGTGCCCG GTGACTCCGTCATCCAGAATGCTGCCAACAGTGGTGTGGGTCAGGCTGTCATCCAGATCGCCAGGGCCTCCGGCATCAAGACCATCAACGTGGTGAGGAACAG ACCTGATCTCCCAAAGCTGGTGGAGAGGCTGATGGCCCTGGGTGCTGACCACGTCGTCACGGAGGAGATGCTGAGAAAGCCAGAGATGAAAGATATATTTAAG AGCATCCCAAGACCCCGGCTTGCCCTGAACTGTGTTGGAGGCAAAAGCACCACGGAGATGCTGCGGCATCTGCA GCCCAAGGGGACCATGGTCACCTACGGGGGGATGGCAAAGCAGCCTGTGATGGTGCCTGTG AGTGCCTTCATCTTCCGGGATGTGCGACTCCGCGGGTTCTGGATGACGCAGTGGCGGAAGGACCACACACAGG AGCAGGAAAGCGTGGCGGCGATGATGGACGCCCTGTGCCAGCTCATCCGCAGGGGCCAGCTCACGGCGCCGGCCTGCACGGAGCTCCCGCTGCAGGACTACAGGGCAGCGCTGGAGGACTCCATGAAACCCTTTGTGTCCTCCAAGCAGATCCTCCTCCTCTGA
- the MECR gene encoding trans-2-enoyl-CoA reductase, mitochondrial isoform X4, producing MQRAAARVLRGAVRTPPVRTLPVRARSAPAGTAPLGLLYERHGEPAAVVQLKDLEVPKLGDCDVHVKMLAAPINPADINMIQGTYPLLSPLPAVGGSEGVGEVLEVGRRVVALKPGDWVIPADAGLGTWRTRGVFPEKMLLKVPSDIPVLCAATLSVNPCTAFRMLADFESLVPGDSVIQNAANSGVGQAVIQIARASGIKTINVVRNRPDLPKLVERLMALGADHVVTEEMLRKPEMKDIFKSIPRPRLALNCVGGKSTTEMLRHLQPKGTMVTYGGMAKQPVMVPVSAFIFRDVRLRGFWMTQWRKDHTQGVGAQPNPTMEPSLLVPVML from the exons ATGCAGCGGGCGGCGGCGCGGGTGCTGCGCGGGGCGGTTCGGACCCCCCCGGTTCGGACCCTCCCGGTGCGGGCGCGGTCGGCCCCGGCGGGGACCGCTCCGCTCGGGCTGCTCTATGAGCGGCACGGGGAGCCCGCAGCCGTCGTGCA ACTGAAGGATCTGGAAGTGCCCAAGTTGGGGGACTGCGATGTCCACGTCAAGATGTTGGCAGCCCCCATCAATCCCGCCGACATCAACATGATCCAAG gGACCTACCCCCTCCTGTCGCCGCTGCCGGCCGTGGGAGGGAGTGAAGGTGTCGGGGAGGTGCTGGAGGTCGGGCGCCGTGTGGTGGCTCTGAAACCCGGGGACTGGGTCATCCCTGCGGATGCCGGACTTG GGACGTGGCGGACACGGGGAGTTTTCCCTGAGAAGATGCTGCTGAAGGTGCCTAGTGACatcccagtgctctgtgctgccactcTGAGCGTCAACCCCTGCACAGCGTTCCGTATGCTGGCCGACTTCGAGAGCCTGGTGCCCG GTGACTCCGTCATCCAGAATGCTGCCAACAGTGGTGTGGGTCAGGCTGTCATCCAGATCGCCAGGGCCTCCGGCATCAAGACCATCAACGTGGTGAGGAACAG ACCTGATCTCCCAAAGCTGGTGGAGAGGCTGATGGCCCTGGGTGCTGACCACGTCGTCACGGAGGAGATGCTGAGAAAGCCAGAGATGAAAGATATATTTAAG AGCATCCCAAGACCCCGGCTTGCCCTGAACTGTGTTGGAGGCAAAAGCACCACGGAGATGCTGCGGCATCTGCA GCCCAAGGGGACCATGGTCACCTACGGGGGGATGGCAAAGCAGCCTGTGATGGTGCCTGTG AGTGCCTTCATCTTCCGGGATGTGCGACTCCGCGGGTTCTGGATGACGCAGTGGCGGAAGGACCACACACAGG gtgTGGGAGCACAGCCAAACCCCACCATGGAGCCATCTCTGCTTGTCCCAGTGATGCTTTGA